The following proteins are co-located in the Echinicola sp. 20G genome:
- a CDS encoding thioredoxin-like domain-containing protein, with amino-acid sequence MKALTKNCFLALLCLLGSETYAQVASPHTAPGGSQGAPMVVYGEIKSNPLIEEVEVVFWEHFLYGRTDIPAPLKQQLPTERGHLFNGSMGAMTFGWESPAFAQHGWLSIRHDGHTYLDQYHVSPGDSVRILIDLNQGRLLFDGPDAGKFRCQYDLSLALANAQYRRTPIMYTDRAEALVKDPRYRDALDKASSIHPLIRFVGPKSKGMAALADLLGQDISKHPAWKVLDQYRGAVPEELIQVLEADTYGQLLGKKVGYLKRNYEKGPKALALYKNAIAPLPEDHIPDAIKVLSIPYMDYLLDKNTLRSVVENTSVTQLYGQYSPVVHDLLYGKYLARYFRKFEDPNNRFDLGLEAVETPWIRETIGQLYEAQKIGSTVSDIPLLDGEGNPVSLRDFKGKTVLVDFWFTGCKPCMWYFEGTLKPVESQLRTEEDILIVSISADKDKQRWKKSIGQGKFTSSHVLNLHAPGFDHPLLEYYSIRSFPTQMLINAEGQVSRIGQLPTDPDQLLAFLKFMSNS; translated from the coding sequence ATGAAAGCATTAACGAAAAACTGCTTCCTGGCATTGCTATGCCTTTTAGGAAGTGAGACATATGCCCAAGTTGCTTCACCTCACACCGCCCCGGGAGGGTCACAAGGTGCTCCGATGGTGGTGTATGGGGAGATCAAGAGCAACCCGCTGATCGAGGAGGTGGAAGTGGTATTCTGGGAGCACTTCCTCTATGGGCGCACGGATATCCCTGCCCCGCTCAAACAACAGCTCCCTACCGAAAGGGGCCACCTCTTTAATGGCAGCATGGGTGCCATGACCTTCGGCTGGGAGAGTCCAGCCTTTGCGCAGCATGGCTGGCTCAGTATCCGCCATGATGGCCATACCTACCTGGACCAATACCATGTGTCCCCCGGGGACAGCGTCCGCATCCTGATCGACCTGAACCAGGGCAGGCTGCTCTTTGATGGTCCCGACGCCGGGAAGTTCCGCTGTCAGTATGACCTTTCCCTGGCACTGGCCAATGCGCAGTACCGCAGGACACCCATCATGTACACGGACAGGGCCGAGGCACTGGTGAAGGACCCGCGGTACCGGGACGCCCTGGACAAGGCTTCTTCCATCCATCCCCTGATCCGCTTTGTAGGCCCCAAATCCAAAGGGATGGCCGCACTTGCTGACCTATTGGGGCAGGACATTTCAAAGCATCCCGCCTGGAAGGTGCTGGACCAATACAGGGGAGCAGTGCCCGAGGAGTTGATCCAGGTACTGGAAGCGGATACCTATGGACAGCTGCTGGGCAAAAAGGTAGGCTATCTCAAGCGCAATTACGAAAAAGGGCCTAAGGCGTTGGCGCTATATAAGAATGCCATCGCTCCCTTGCCCGAAGACCATATCCCCGATGCTATTAAGGTGCTGAGCATTCCCTATATGGACTACCTGCTCGATAAAAACACCCTGAGGTCCGTAGTGGAAAACACCTCGGTCACACAGCTCTATGGGCAGTACAGTCCTGTGGTCCATGACCTGCTCTATGGCAAATACCTGGCCCGCTACTTCCGGAAGTTTGAGGATCCCAACAATCGCTTTGACCTGGGGTTGGAGGCAGTGGAAACCCCATGGATCCGGGAAACCATCGGCCAGCTCTATGAAGCCCAAAAGATCGGCAGTACCGTATCGGATATCCCGCTCTTGGATGGGGAAGGAAACCCTGTCAGCCTTCGGGACTTCAAGGGCAAGACCGTCCTGGTGGACTTTTGGTTCACGGGCTGCAAGCCCTGCATGTGGTACTTTGAGGGAACCCTCAAGCCTGTAGAAAGCCAACTCCGCACCGAAGAGGATATCCTCATCGTGTCCATATCCGCGGACAAGGACAAACAGCGGTGGAAGAAAAGCATCGGGCAGGGCAAGTTCACCTCCTCCCATGTGCTCAACCTCCATGCCCCGGGCTTTGACCATCCCTTGCTGGAGTATTACAGTATCCGCTCCTTCCCTACCCAGATGCTGATCAATGCCGAAGGGCAGGTCAGCAGGATCGGGCAGTTGCCCACCGATCCGGATCAGCTCCTGGCCTTTTTGAAATTTATGTCCA
- a CDS encoding helix-turn-helix transcriptional regulator has product MEKENDLTYDQEIGERLKMIMEYLGLHVEGFAKLLEISSNHTYSILRGRRKFTQDRAKILSDKISSISQSEIFDLNSKIKSNIGDSEWMQGFRENYKNNREFFVESWEERKLSTLIRNKLLYKNYFMNRRTVAEVRKACMDLGEVHISEKITKRLLYLVKIGLIFSEKVPIVLKGGGKGDRLINVYWQEEKF; this is encoded by the coding sequence ATGGAAAAAGAAAATGACTTAACTTATGACCAAGAAATAGGAGAGAGGCTCAAAATGATTATGGAATACCTTGGACTTCATGTTGAGGGATTTGCTAAACTTTTAGAAATTTCCTCTAATCATACCTATTCTATCCTAAGAGGAAGAAGAAAGTTTACTCAAGACCGAGCAAAAATTTTATCTGATAAAATCTCCTCGATTTCACAAAGTGAGATTTTTGATCTTAATAGTAAAATAAAAAGTAATATTGGTGATTCAGAATGGATGCAAGGATTCCGAGAAAATTATAAGAATAATAGAGAGTTCTTCGTCGAAAGTTGGGAAGAGAGAAAGCTATCAACCTTAATCAGGAACAAGTTATTATATAAAAACTATTTTATGAATAGAAGGACGGTTGCTGAAGTAAGGAAAGCATGTATGGATTTGGGAGAAGTCCATATAAGTGAGAAAATCACGAAGCGACTTCTGTATTTAGTTAAAATTGGACTGATCTTCTCAGAAAAAGTACCAATAGTTTTAAAAGGAGGAGGGAAAGGTGACCGATTAATAAATGTTTATTGGCAGGAGGAAAAGTTTTAA
- a CDS encoding Shedu anti-phage system protein SduA domain-containing protein, with protein sequence MFNNKLYNWPSLKKENSIILNEVVENWKVLLNNNLPENDYHEFIKEHAGFFFSGFNCYLTLSKLKLGSEYETDFINIRDERSNGIIYEFIEIEKPSSKLFNKYGTPAKDFNNALQQIRDWKRFLIDNKSWLRKLLPSQTTRVLHDEGVCFTIIIGRRSDNHLEIEKRNQIASEMGIKIRSFDYLTDLIKKREFYPFACLDSEKGDFVENQMENPFYKAIGDSKWKEFCLKKFNWTHFYKNNCEQILEMREHNDLIKKWKFIGEK encoded by the coding sequence ATGTTTAACAATAAGTTATATAACTGGCCAAGTTTAAAAAAAGAGAATTCAATTATTTTAAATGAAGTTGTTGAAAATTGGAAAGTTTTGTTAAATAATAATTTGCCAGAAAATGATTATCATGAATTTATTAAAGAGCACGCTGGATTCTTCTTCTCTGGCTTTAATTGCTATCTGACATTATCTAAGTTAAAACTTGGTTCCGAATATGAGACAGATTTTATTAACATAAGAGACGAACGAAGCAATGGTATAATTTATGAATTTATTGAGATAGAAAAGCCTTCAAGTAAATTATTTAATAAATATGGAACTCCTGCCAAAGACTTTAACAATGCTCTTCAGCAAATTAGAGATTGGAAAAGATTCCTGATTGATAACAAATCATGGTTAAGAAAACTTTTACCCTCACAAACTACTAGAGTTTTACATGATGAAGGAGTATGTTTCACGATAATTATTGGCAGGCGAAGTGATAACCATTTGGAAATAGAGAAAAGAAATCAGATTGCAAGTGAAATGGGAATCAAAATCAGGTCATTTGACTATTTAACTGATTTGATTAAAAAACGAGAATTTTATCCTTTTGCCTGTTTGGATTCTGAAAAAGGCGATTTTGTTGAGAATCAGATGGAAAATCCATTTTACAAAGCAATAGGTGATTCCAAATGGAAAGAGTTTTGCTTGAAAAAGTTTAACTGGACACATTTTTATAAGAATAATTGTGAACAGATTTTAGAGATGCGTGAACATAATGATTTGATTAAAAAATGGAAATTCATTGGGGAGAAGTAG
- the cas6 gene encoding CRISPR-associated endoribonuclease Cas6 — MMQFLVHLHRMGNSNFLPLNYQYELSSAIYRILEEADPAYSHFLHQEGFAFGNKKYKPFTFSFLEFDRFKIVKGHNRLEHMGSQAVLDIRFAIDRAAEEFIKGLFLNQHLSIGDRISRVDYEIRQIKAAPRVDFKEEMLYRCTSPMFLSCSREDGGADYLSPEDGRFKPVFENNLIQRLMSFHVHLSLKEMEEDFPAMEFVLKSSPRKKGITLKALEEKPIKVIGYQFDFMLRAPTIIQELGYYGGFGSKNALGFGCVRVNEKSFPK; from the coding sequence ATGATGCAGTTTTTGGTCCATTTGCATAGAATGGGTAACAGTAACTTTCTTCCCTTAAACTATCAATACGAACTTTCCTCGGCCATCTATAGGATACTTGAAGAGGCTGATCCAGCCTATAGCCATTTTTTACATCAAGAAGGTTTTGCCTTTGGAAACAAAAAATACAAGCCCTTTACCTTTTCTTTTTTGGAGTTTGACCGATTCAAAATAGTGAAAGGGCATAACCGTCTTGAACATATGGGATCACAGGCTGTTTTGGATATTCGCTTTGCTATCGACCGAGCTGCAGAGGAGTTTATCAAGGGACTTTTCCTAAACCAGCATTTGAGTATTGGGGACAGGATCAGTCGGGTGGATTATGAAATCAGGCAGATAAAAGCAGCACCAAGGGTAGATTTCAAAGAAGAGATGTTATATCGCTGTACATCGCCGATGTTTTTGAGCTGTTCCAGGGAAGATGGTGGTGCGGACTACCTTTCGCCTGAGGATGGGCGGTTTAAGCCAGTTTTTGAAAACAACCTGATCCAGCGACTGATGAGTTTTCATGTACATCTGTCCCTTAAGGAAATGGAAGAGGATTTTCCAGCCATGGAATTTGTGCTCAAGTCCAGCCCCAGAAAGAAAGGAATCACACTGAAGGCCTTGGAGGAAAAGCCAATCAAGGTAATCGGCTACCAGTTTGATTTTATGCTCCGCGCCCCGACCATTATCCAAGAGCTGGGGTATTATGGAGGATTCGGCAGCAAGAATGCGTTGGGGTTTGGGTGTGTGAGGGTAAACGAAAAATCATTTCCTAAATGA
- the cas5p gene encoding type I-PGING CRISPR-associated protein Cas5p gives MIRAMLKIRPLAPLSLVSASPGSFYRSSSKPSDEMVYGMLENIMGWHFSKEIRRDCSKVIKKRAKKDKSEWVDAKSLSGYEPVIQNYVQIKKLFVQPYTSSYIDLWTQHLKHNDKRHFDGVRNYDHRFTREINMASDSDKETILKSNIGHFPKYYQSPKKREFITVQGEYIYEVNIKEDFVNHLIDKIEDPFSVPYLGTSEGWVDVVLVMIEDK, from the coding sequence ATGATTCGAGCAATGTTAAAAATACGTCCTTTAGCACCTCTATCACTGGTGTCAGCTTCCCCTGGATCTTTTTATAGAAGCAGTAGTAAGCCTTCTGATGAAATGGTTTATGGGATGTTAGAAAATATAATGGGATGGCATTTCTCCAAAGAAATTAGAAGAGATTGTTCAAAAGTAATTAAAAAACGAGCCAAAAAGGATAAATCTGAATGGGTTGATGCTAAATCTTTGTCAGGTTATGAACCTGTGATCCAAAACTATGTCCAGATTAAGAAATTGTTTGTGCAACCTTACACCTCATCTTATATAGATCTTTGGACTCAGCATCTTAAACATAATGACAAAAGACATTTTGATGGGGTTAGAAATTATGATCATAGATTTACAAGAGAAATTAATATGGCTAGTGATAGTGATAAAGAGACCATTCTAAAATCTAATATTGGACACTTTCCAAAATACTACCAAAGTCCAAAGAAGAGGGAATTTATTACTGTCCAAGGAGAATACATCTATGAAGTTAACATAAAGGAAGATTTTGTAAATCACCTAATTGACAAAATTGAAGATCCTTTTTCTGTTCCATATTTAGGCACCAGTGAAGGTTGGGTAGATGTTGTACTTGTAATGATCGAAGATAAATGA
- the cas7p gene encoding type I-PGING CRISPR-associated protein Cas7/Csp1: MEKTIGILVSALVPMSNHIANGGEKLLGNASSIKRTPEGKVYISGQMQRHALFSAMSRINELDSKKGETYVSNGDGISNFIEKDLRADLGGFMHPSKGSYSGRRTSPLSVTPAVAIDKSKVGRDLMVRFKMNQTSERDQALATREFSEKDFMLMNFHLDLSSLSISKIFEYEGEFHVKTSYVKHCKEEERKRRVRLFLEAVRSISDYANQARNAVAGDPEKVLIVFDSKLNRKACRFFEATEIEQENIKKELKSRNAKVYLGDDQTDKSVYDAFERALSDLETFSLYDPSNGDKEVKTFLEAFPEK, from the coding sequence ATGGAGAAAACAATAGGAATATTAGTGTCAGCATTGGTGCCTATGTCAAATCATATAGCAAATGGTGGTGAAAAACTACTGGGAAATGCTTCAAGTATTAAAAGAACACCAGAAGGTAAGGTCTATATTTCTGGCCAAATGCAAAGACATGCTCTTTTCAGTGCTATGTCCCGGATTAATGAGTTAGATTCTAAAAAGGGAGAAACTTATGTCAGCAATGGAGATGGTATAAGCAATTTTATCGAGAAAGATTTGAGAGCAGATTTAGGTGGGTTTATGCATCCATCCAAAGGATCCTACTCAGGTCGTAGAACCTCGCCATTGTCAGTGACTCCAGCAGTTGCTATTGATAAAAGTAAAGTAGGCCGTGATTTGATGGTGAGATTTAAAATGAATCAAACAAGTGAAAGAGATCAAGCTCTGGCTACTCGAGAGTTTTCCGAAAAAGATTTCATGTTAATGAATTTTCATCTTGACCTTTCTTCTCTTAGCATTTCGAAGATCTTTGAATATGAAGGTGAATTCCATGTTAAGACAAGTTACGTTAAGCACTGCAAAGAAGAAGAAAGGAAAAGAAGGGTAAGGCTATTTTTGGAAGCAGTAAGATCCATTTCTGATTATGCTAACCAAGCTAGAAATGCTGTAGCAGGCGACCCTGAAAAGGTGCTGATTGTATTTGATAGTAAGTTAAATAGAAAGGCCTGTCGTTTTTTTGAAGCAACTGAAATTGAGCAGGAAAATATTAAAAAAGAACTCAAATCAAGAAATGCGAAAGTTTATTTAGGTGATGATCAGACGGATAAAAGTGTTTATGACGCTTTCGAAAGAGCTTTGTCAGATTTGGAAACCTTTTCTTTGTATGATCCAAGTAATGGAGATAAAGAAGTAAAAACGTTTTTAGAGGCTTTTCCTGAGAAATAG
- the cas3 gene encoding CRISPR-associated helicase Cas3', producing the protein MNLAKPSGITLKRHTDNVIAQAEEWIFFHKQAFDKYKRFFGNSVEESLLKVCKYHDLGKKIPEWQSACQAEFKDLKDFGKFSGRYLRDAKVRHEVHSVLICEENNIDLSEEEKVAIACHHGKLGSKHEEKWTKWQLGKGTDLWKKFKSLDFNSVKEAGNSIEPLVRKSYQFDFLRAALQLADKRASTIENEKPVSNRFSFDYSFNENWSLRPVQKIARENSKKLFSMLRAPTGAGKTDASLLWAKQQIEVEKRADRLIIAMPTRFTSNALGVNISASISQTGIYHSTAMFLKEEGIEGNHYASLFETPVTVCTIDHLLYCLSKTKEDHHISFANLSSSCIVFDEADFYDDFTQENLLVLLQVLNVLEVPVLLMSASLPDSSLFYYRRSGYDIEKILEDDSDLTRPRCKITEIRKYENFEIIEDLLLRAKKEPTIIYVNTVDRALKLGKWFQKNCAEVKVEVYHSRFTEADKIRKEKNLLSMLGKEAWQTGMAQGVAILTQIGEMSVNISANFMISEVCPIDRLVQRVGRLSRFDKTVGELVILLPQKNDSLYPAPYGSFKNRKWTSNKFLQMTIDLIEPKVYSANEFNYLVNDVFKHGVQPSDKSKSNAEDLKKMIRHNWLMLPGFELDEENENGHWRTRDITGQRTVIAMQKNDIQSAYFENWSDLSELIHKRGINCPTYLVKENLKRGRVVKECVLVRGDEKELLFLSPSLEYEDKYGLDLSIPKEEINDQFL; encoded by the coding sequence ATGAATCTTGCCAAACCTTCGGGAATCACATTAAAGAGGCATACAGATAATGTCATTGCCCAAGCCGAAGAATGGATTTTTTTCCATAAACAGGCCTTTGATAAATATAAAAGGTTTTTCGGTAATTCGGTTGAAGAAAGCCTATTGAAGGTGTGTAAATATCATGATTTAGGTAAAAAAATACCTGAATGGCAAAGTGCTTGTCAAGCAGAATTTAAGGATTTAAAAGATTTTGGAAAGTTTTCAGGGCGGTATTTAAGAGATGCAAAGGTTAGGCATGAAGTACATAGTGTTTTGATCTGTGAAGAAAACAATATAGACCTATCTGAGGAAGAAAAAGTGGCTATTGCCTGCCACCATGGGAAACTTGGAAGTAAACATGAGGAAAAGTGGACAAAGTGGCAGTTAGGGAAAGGAACTGATTTATGGAAGAAATTCAAGAGTCTTGACTTCAACTCTGTAAAGGAAGCAGGAAATTCAATTGAACCGCTCGTTAGAAAAAGTTATCAATTTGATTTTTTAAGAGCAGCACTTCAATTAGCTGATAAGCGTGCAAGCACAATTGAAAATGAAAAACCTGTTTCAAACAGGTTTTCATTTGACTATTCATTCAATGAAAATTGGTCTTTGCGTCCTGTACAAAAAATAGCTAGAGAAAATTCGAAAAAGCTTTTTTCAATGCTAAGAGCTCCTACCGGTGCTGGGAAAACAGATGCAAGCCTTCTTTGGGCTAAGCAGCAAATTGAAGTAGAGAAAAGAGCGGATAGGTTAATAATTGCTATGCCAACTCGATTTACTTCGAATGCTCTTGGAGTGAACATTTCTGCCTCAATTTCTCAAACCGGCATATATCATTCTACGGCCATGTTCTTAAAGGAAGAAGGTATAGAAGGAAATCACTATGCCAGTCTCTTTGAAACACCTGTTACTGTATGCACTATAGATCATTTGCTGTATTGTCTATCCAAGACTAAGGAAGATCATCATATTTCTTTCGCAAATTTATCTAGTTCATGTATCGTGTTTGATGAAGCCGATTTTTATGATGATTTTACCCAAGAGAACTTATTGGTATTATTGCAAGTTTTGAATGTCCTTGAAGTCCCAGTTCTCCTAATGAGTGCCTCCCTACCAGATTCCAGTTTGTTTTATTACAGAAGATCGGGATATGATATTGAAAAAATTTTAGAGGATGATTCAGATTTGACTAGACCTAGATGTAAAATAACTGAAATCAGAAAGTATGAGAATTTTGAAATAATTGAGGATTTGCTTCTTAGGGCGAAAAAAGAACCAACTATCATATACGTAAATACAGTTGATAGAGCTTTAAAACTCGGAAAATGGTTTCAAAAGAATTGTGCAGAAGTAAAGGTTGAGGTTTACCACAGTCGTTTTACTGAAGCCGATAAAATTAGGAAAGAAAAAAATCTTCTTTCGATGCTTGGCAAAGAGGCTTGGCAAACTGGAATGGCCCAGGGGGTTGCAATTTTGACTCAGATAGGCGAAATGAGTGTAAATATTAGTGCTAATTTCATGATAAGTGAAGTTTGTCCAATTGATAGGTTAGTTCAAAGGGTTGGGAGGCTGTCAAGATTTGACAAAACAGTTGGTGAATTGGTCATATTGCTTCCTCAAAAAAATGATTCCCTATACCCTGCTCCTTATGGTTCATTTAAAAATAGAAAGTGGACATCAAATAAATTTCTTCAAATGACAATTGATTTAATTGAACCTAAAGTATATAGTGCGAACGAGTTCAATTATCTGGTAAATGATGTGTTTAAACATGGAGTTCAGCCCTCTGATAAGTCTAAATCTAATGCTGAAGATTTAAAGAAAATGATCAGGCACAATTGGCTTATGCTACCTGGTTTTGAGTTAGATGAAGAAAATGAAAATGGACACTGGCGTACCAGAGACATTACTGGGCAAAGGACCGTAATAGCAATGCAAAAAAATGATATACAATCAGCTTATTTCGAAAATTGGTCAGATCTATCTGAGCTAATTCACAAAAGAGGTATAAACTGTCCCACATACTTGGTCAAGGAAAATCTCAAACGTGGAAGGGTAGTGAAAGAGTGTGTTTTAGTTAGAGGTGATGAGAAGGAGTTACTTTTTCTAAGCCCATCGCTTGAATATGAGGATAAATATGGATTGGATTTATCGATACCCAAAGAGGAGATTAATGATCAGTTTTTATAG